The DNA region ggatccgggcaggacgctctccgtttcccccagagctggggcctgcaggcaccttgccgccccttggcacaggctgtgcctcccaaccacgcccagcaggccgggaggagagcccggggccagcgcagctgcttgggcagtcgctgcttcggggcacacgggccaaacccatccctgagcagcgactgccagccctggccctccctgccccgtgacagctcccccagccccaggggacagagtaaggccctgtcaggacccagcgcagcccctgcccagtcgggagccagggctggctctggccctgggctcacggcagggctcccgctcggggctgctcctgtgccttgggcctctgggcactcagggccagctccagagcagctgcagcaagagGGACGCTGGTGCATGaatcccatttccccggggctgtgaacgagctccagaggcctccaagcctccaggggcacctccagctttggctgctgccaggccgtgtgagggcaggccctgggggaagagctgctgccacacagccccgctgtgggctgagcctggcaaagcaattacctcctgtgcctgtgcccatgtctggcatctcctcctttccagcatcagaggctggcacagagccATTGCTTCCTGTAGGATATGGCATGGACTTTTGATCCATtgcttgagaaagaaaaaggacacCTGGATCAGATGGAATGATTCAGCATTCTGGgaggtggcatcttcaggagacAATACTTGTCAAAGTCATAGATAAGGATCAGGAAAATGGCCAGGTTACTGGGCCTGGACCAGGGCCCTCCCTCATCGAATCAGGCCCTACACCTGATCTGCCTGGAGACTgggaaattgcaggggatctcagCTGATGCAAACAaattccttcctgcagaggctggggagaagctgcagccaggccaggctgggaaacagttCTTCAGGGCGtggaagcagctgtggggcagcgaggctgccatgtatcccttcctgctgtgccaggcacggcgtgtccagctgtgcagccaaagcccctggctgctgagccccaggacaatgctgagggaaatgcacccaccacggctTCTCTCCAGATCGCTCAGCATCTGGTCCAGATGTTTGGCTGCCTCTagggatttcttttctcctgtgtcTGGATTCTTCCATCTCGGAGGACCTTAATAGAAAGTAGttccatttctccttcaggTCTGAATTGCAGTGAAGGCACCTGGGTGATTGCtgccctccaaggcactccctcggctctgccttccactcaggaacaggggcagggggaccacatccctgcagtggccccacactgggatggaaggagcccCTTGCGGGGCAGTCAGGGCAGAAAGggctccctggatgtgccagcagctctaaacccagccccaggcagggccaggccttggcagtggcagcaggagcagctcaggctccctgggctggAACAGGAGATGTGAAAGGCTCAGCCCCAGGACACAACCCTGGGaccagccccttccctctctgctcttctgcatggctgcacagagcacgCAGAAAGATACACTGGCATTGTacatgggaggaagatggacagctaaatgctccttctgCCCACTGACAttgatcctgtgggatccctcaggcctccagaagggagcagggcaagatTTCCAGATTCCTTATTCTCCGAGCTTAACTTACGGGAATTGGCCCATGAGTGAGCTGTTGCCACATGGATACTgattattttgtcaggaaaggcacaCACAGAACTTGCCTCTACCATGCCCCTGAATCTTCAAACTGTCTTTCACCAGCTTTTCCATATATGCCATGTCACGATGCCAGTCTAGGAGAGAGCAAAAAgcagacccatttccatggtgtgctgggatctcCTTCTTCTACAGGGAACCCAGCACTCCAAGGAGGTCAGATGatgctgtgtgccaggagtgccaagcagcagagagggcagctcaagcctcagcagggctcaggcccagaggcacagcaattacctcctgtgaatgtgcctggcatcgcctcccttccggcagcagaggctgccaatgagcccctgcttcctctgggaaattgagccttcagcacagcctctctttccatctctgtaggaaggaaaagggagaacagGATCAGGTGGGTGTGTTCCCAATGggaaggtggcatcttcaggaggcAATGCTTGTCAAAGTCATTAATAACATTCAGGAAATCATCCAAGCCTTGGAGCGGGGCCAGGGCTCTCCCTTCTGCAAACCACCACCCCTCCTGATCTACCCAGAGATCTGCCAGGCAATTGCAGGTGATCTTAAGGCATGTCCGGCCCCTGGTGAATTTgggctccctggcagctgatgccaaaatgccttcctgcagaggctggggagaagctgcagcaaggccaggctggggaacagccccgCAGGGCGTGGAAGCGGCAGTggggcagcgaggctgccatggatcccttcccgctGTGCTTGGCACGgtgtgtccagatgtgcagccaaagcccccggctgctgagccccaggacaaggctgagggaaatgcacccaccacgctGGCTGTCCAGATCACTCAGCTTCTTGTCCACATGATTGGATGCCTCTAGAACCTTACTGGCTCCTCTAGGTTTGTTCCTCCCTCTCGGAGGACCTTAAGAgatgaatttgcattttccctgagatggatcccacaaaagcagggctcagcctgtggggtcagcacggacacactactcacccctgcgatgggagctgggctttacagcagcaagcaggaaaggagcttgaaatgtcctccctgcagacacccctgtaacccaacagccacagaagcttctgtcacCTGGTTCCTGCCAGGTTGTCAATGATTATTCTCTGAGGGGAACATGGACAACATACCGGCAGGGGGCTTAAGAGGCTGCAAATCTTCATGGAGTTGAGCTGCTGGAGAACCCTTCCTAGCACGCTCAtctagaggggagcaaagaccagacccatttccatggtgtgctgggatccccttcATGCctcagggagctgggcactgccaaggGGTTTGGGTAAGGCCGTGGGAGCCAGATgtcaatggacaaggccaaagctaCACAGGGGCctggggtgctcagggctggctcctggtcactctcctccctctttgcaggccctgtgacacatccctgccGAGGAAAAACAGGGCCAACCCCAGGCCCGTGggggctctctccctcccccagaagAAATACAccctaaaggcctggggaaaaccatccccagcgcttcccagggagcagggagcgctgtcccgggaaaggggagccaggctgccggctcacctgctccctgcacgtACAGcagaccagcctgggcagccctggcaggcagggccacggccaggaggagcagcaggaagaggcgcagagcaagggccatggtgccttgccctctgccagtcctgcagctcttgctgccaccgctgtcctgacaccgctgtcccaatgtcagcaacCGTTGTTAAGGACTGAGGAGCTGGATATTTTGATTCTGTAGAaccacagggctctgtgacctcagagcctgctgtgacctcagaatcctgctgtgacctcatggcctgggtggggatggacctcagcactggaattttccttcctggggagggagctcctcctgcctggcagttGTGTCCAAGGGCTTGGCCTGTCCCCCCAATTcaagctcactgctctgtgttctgggcactggcacaggagatCACATCCAAGGATTTCTGACCTCCTCAGGCACTgtcagccacagcccaggatgctgaggAGTCAGTGGTCTCTGGCTGGAGACAAGTGCCACATTCCTACctttcagcagcttcccagcgGGAACTTCGGTACCTTGGGGGGCCCATGGCTAACACAGCCCTTTGGTTTCATCgaaggctctgcttcctcttgtAGTCCTGAAAGGACACAGTCAGTCAataaaacagggaggaaaaccacCCAACCTCTTCAATGCTTTGATATGCCAAAGGAAACCTTGAGGAGCACACGGTGggtctgtgcaggctgagcaagcCAGAGGCCTCCCATGACGGAGTGGCTGCCTCAGGGACGCGGTGCCAGAGTTCTTCAGCCgggcctgctcccagcactgtcaccaggAGGGCGCCGCCCCCAAACAGCCACACAATTCGGGGTGCGGCTGTAGGGCACACCTGCTCTATGGCACAGGTGGAATGCATCGggggcagggacaagggacaaggAGAGGCCTTCTGTATCATTCCCAAAGGTGTTTATTCCCAGGAAGGTCAGGGACTGAAAGACACAAATCCAGGCTGTAGAAGGGGTTTTTCAACAGGGGAGCTTCAAGGGCAGGGTACAGAACTTTAACCAATTGGGAGAAACCTGGGGAGAAGCATAAGGCAGGGAATACAATGCTTAAACTAATTGGGAATTACAGGGCAGGGGAACAGTTTAAACAACCCAATGGGATCTTGAGGGTTACAATAATGACAGGAAAGTTTCTGGaaaaaggggcaggagggactgacATGGTTCATCctaggaggaggaacagggcaCATTCAGGAACAAAGGTCAAGTCTTTGGGAAGatggaaaaccagggaaaaaccAACAACAGAAGTGCAAAGGAACAGTCCATTAAGGATAAAATATGCTATAGGAATACAAATTacaagggggggggggggggttgtagAACCGACCATTGAAACTgaattgcaaatgaaaacacaataGAAACACTCCACAACACCCCAGTGCACAAGGAAGAGCTAGAGATGCCACCACTCTTGGTGAGCTGTGGATCTGATGGAGGCACAgtttggagaaggaggaattgcCTGGCTGGTCACATCCAGGGGGTtgtggtcaatggctcagagGCCCAGTGGATGTCAGTGCTCAGTGGTCTCTCTCAGGGTGACAGCAAAACCTCCCTGGACACTGGGAACTCAGTGtcctgatggtgctgctggacaaGAGAGATGGAGGTGCCTCCCAAAAAGAACTGTTCAGATTGCCCAAGTCTTTCAGACCTGCTCAGTGAATGAGCAGCTGATTGAAGTGCAAAGATACTGAGAAACCACACAATCCCTTCCATGGGAAGAAACATCTCCCCATCCAAGCCTCCCCTGTCTTTATCCAACTCCAAGAGGAACAgacatatctatatctatctatctagctAACAAAACACcttcagctttaaataaaatctcattatttATCCTTTTGCTATGAAGTAGTggttaaaagttttcttttaaagagatAGATTTAGTAAAGACATAAAATAACAGATGCTTTTAAGGTGTCGAATATGGAAAGTGCAGcgaattcctccctgactgacaTTCATTCACTCTGGCCACCCACAGGCATCAGGCGCTGGCAATTACACACTTGATACAATACCAATGGTAAGTATACAATTTCTTGAGatgtctttttcctctgaaatgaattgAACTCCAGCTTTTCAGGAAGGAATTTATTGAGGTTTACCTTTATAGTTGAACTGACTCACTAACTTTACAggaatcaaaaaagaaaagctgaaagataGTCCAGACAGAAACCTGAGACATTCATCAGAGTAGGAAGATCAGGATGGGCACCTGAAGAAAAGAACGATGAACTATTTGGTCAACTAGGCTGGTTTAGGAACCCAGTGATGGGACAGGGGCAGttcaagccctggcacaggaacctGTGCACTCCGAAAAAGATCATGTTTAAGTCATACAGATTGCAGGAATATGAATCTGGAATATGAAATCAGGAATAGGTGATTATAATTACACACTCCAATTTAGGACAACATTTAATCACTTGCAGGTACTTAAAGACTTGCTTGACTAAATGCAAACTGTTGTTTCCTGCATTAGGGATTATAACTTAAGGGCACGGTTGGGATTTCAGATCTAAGTGATTGCAAGTTGATGAAGGTCTAGAAGAGGGATTTAGATGctaaaagagcttttaaaatctgatccTAAACGAAGAAAGCATTTCCTTGATAAATATGAAACTATAAACAGGAGCAGTGTGTAAAGCTCATAGATTAGAGTCATTCTTGAATATGATCCTCTCTGGAAGAAACTGGACTTTAGCTGGAGGAAACCTGTGGCTCACCAAGCCAGATAGGGTGAATTCTCAGCAGAGATACCTGCAATTGTCAGTGCTTTCTGCAGaacacccaaatccccccattcctctccagcccttccttgcaGCATTAGCTCTTGCCAACTGCAGACCCTGCTCACAAACTCTGtgtggcagctggcaggggagaAAACTGCTCACTGGAAAGGTGACTGAAACACAGGCAGACTTTAACAGTACAGGTAACAGCAACCAAAAGACAGCCTGACTTAAGCAACAGGACAAGTGACACTCTTGCCAAGTGACAGCCAGAACCCTGTGGattcccagctgtccctccctCTCCATGCCTCAGCCAACCCATCTCTTCTCCTCACCAagcactcccagcagctcacccGAGCCACACCCATGGATGTGGGCTCCTGCAGGTCAGGAGAAGGTGATTCTCTCGCAGCAGGAGGCGTTTgggctgcctgagcagcagcgTGAGCGAGCAGAGGGAGTGGGACAAGCTGGGACAGCCAAGGCTgcgtggggcagagctgctgctgaacccTTTCCTCACCctaacacacagctctgcaccgCTTATTCACCATTTTGTGCCGGTTTGGGCCCCTTGTGTGCCACTCCGGGAACACGTGGAGTGGTGGGATTCCCTGTGTTATGGAATATGAGCACAGGCATGCAAGTCCCAGTTATCATTATGCATCTCTAAGTCAAACTGTTTGCACCGAGAGCTGTTTCACTGGATGGGGAGGTGCAGGTGCTTTGTGGCCAACAGAGAATCTCAGAGGCTAAAAGCTGGCCTGGGCCTCTGCTAAATGTGCTACAGGGCTAAAAAAGGGGTGTAGTTCCCACATGGTCAGACCAGCACCATTCCTGAGCTTGACACTCACTTTAAATTAGcatgcaattaaaaaagaagtattaCAAATGAAGGTTGTCTTACAAGGAACATATAATTTGCATTTCTAAACTGGCACTCTTTGTTTTGATGTAACCCATGAAGTTCCTGTTCTGCAAGGCCAGTGGACATTGTTGATTGCCTTTAACCTGTTTCAAGGTGATCTTTTTATCCTTCATGGTACTTTGGAAAAGCAATTCCATAGGACAAGACCCCATCTTAAAACCTTTGGTGCCTATGCCAAGGAGAAGGTGACAGCCCTGACAAGCTGTGTGATCCCTTTTAGCACCAGGAGTTGTGTCATTCCTCCAGAGTCCCCTGACAGTCACCTTGAACTTTACATGCCCTCGCAGGGGTTTTTAAATCCTACAGGTgtttaaagaaatgcttctattttctttgaTCTTCTGCAACCATGCATGTATTAACATTCACAATGCTGCCAGAAAGACACTGGATAAAATGGTTCTTTTTAGAACTTCCTCACTTCATAAAACACTACAATAGCTAGGATGCCACAAATAACTCACTATGAATTCTTCTTATAAGCAAACAGAGGAAGTGTGAGTTTAGGAAGAGGCAAGGACTTCAGAAGgtgcaatttattaaaatactagATTTAGCGTGTAAGTAAAAATATGTCTagaaatactgattttctttGGGTCAGTGAAAATATAAACTAGATTTTATTCCTTAGGTCAGTCTGGAACTTGGGCAGAAATGACTAACGCTTACTAACCATCGGTGAGTCCAAGTTTGGTCTGAGgttaaaagcaacaaaagcagtgGACTATTAAATTTGTGACCAACTTTCTGACTTCTGGAAGGATTTGTTTATGCCGTTGCAAAAGTGGGGTTTAGTTGGCAAGTGTTTTTTGAGATTCCCACTCTATTATTTTGTGGGTTTAGGAACGTTTCAGCTTCCCTCCTCTATCACCTGTTCTCTCAGTGAAGAAGCAATGAAGTCACAGCAAGTTTCCAACCAGCAGCCAGAAGTTGTCCTTGTGTGCTTTTCCCCAATTCCTAGGACAAGCTGAAGAGCTTTTATACAAAATGGAGAGTCAGCCATCTGATTACAGCTGGCTTGGGATGGGACCGAAGGACCAGGAAAGGCAGCGGAAAAAGTTTGTTGGAAATGGTTTCTGAAGGACGTTCAGCAATTTGTGTTGGGGCTTTCCTGAAGCATTAGCATGCTGAGTTCTGTTGTTGAGTGTCTGAGGAGTGacttcagctctctgcagaccaGCACCCTTTGGCCTGGAAGACTGCTAGATCTCCTAAAGACCCCTACCAAGAAAATGGATGAGCAGCTTCTAATTTCCCTCTGGCCAGATTTTACAAGGTGTTCTGGAGACATCTAATAAGCCCCAACCAGAGATTCTCAAACTCACCTGTGCCCCAACACTGAATTTATGGGCACTTTTTGTCAGACTCCAACCTACCTGTAGTGCTGCAGTTGTgattccagctgctggatgtgTATTTGCAGATGTGGCACCTCCTTAGCTCtcacttccagctccttcacTTTGCCAAGACTGTTCAGGACAGCGTGTCTGGCCTCTTCCACCTTCCTCCTcgtctctgcctgctccctcttCAGGTTACGGTTGCAATCTTCCAGGCTGACCAGAGCTTCCTGAGAGctcttcagctccttctccagctcctggctgaacCTGATGGCTTCTTCaatctgcccatccctggagctccgCATGAGCTCCATTTCCTCCAGGACACTTTGGAGGCACTTGGTCTGGGAGTGCTTCTGTGTTAATGGTCTCTTCCTCCCTATGAAGCAGGATCCTCCTTCTCTATGGCTGGCATGGCTCTTCCACAGTCCCACCTGTAATGACcaggagcacaaagcagggagaaaatgatGGGCTTTAATGAAGACTGAAAGTGGCTGGATTGtgctttgttggtttggttttttttttcaatcacaTCGAGCTGATCAGCAACTAACTTTGCCAAATACAGAGACAAGGAAACAATCTCTGGAAAGTAGGTTTTAATAACTAgctatgtatttaattttcaaccTACACACTTATCATATTAGTGCACAAGTTTCTGTGTAGCTTTCATGTCATTACTATGGTCTGTACTCAGGAGTCAGGCAGTCTGCTGAAAAAGATATTTACAATGAAGTTGTGTTCAGAAgaagagagcagggagcagctgggggtgctctgAAGCTCTCCTCTTTGTCGTTTTCATTCATCCTGGGACCTCTGACTGGTGactttgtgtttgctgttgatttcctttcccttttgcagatgaaaatggTAAAGGCGTCTCTGACCTGCCTTGCTGGACATTGGGAAGACAACAGTCATCTACTGCAAGTGGAAGTGTCACAGGTGGAGCAgagttctgtcagtgctgtgttAGTATCAAATCACACCTGGTGAGACCTGCCAGAACAATGGGTccatgctgcccttccctgctctgcctgttccACGCTATTTCATGCCAGAGGAATTTAACTGCTGTTAAGTGTCTATGTGTGTCACTCGAGCCCGTACAGCAGAACCAGCAGAAACCAGCCCCGGAATTaatggggctgtgcagaggagccCCAGACTATTCATCAGCCTGCCTGCAGAACTGGCTCCAACTCTGAACTCTTGTGACCACACTCTGAGGAAAACATCCTTCTAATATTCCTTTCAGGCACTTCTGACTGAGACACTGCTTGTGcttgtgcaggcaggaatgcaaAAGTTCTTTCTCACTTCAGGAAAAACCCTGCACTGGTGCACATCCAGCATATGCTATCAGCACATCCTGACTGCGCGTGCAGtagaagaaacagcagcattgtACGCGTGGGTTTGTTAAGCCGTAGTCCCCTACACTGTAAACAGAGTGCTCTTCACAACTATATTTATGGTACACCGGTGCCATACATTTCTCCTTAAAGCCTCCCTGTAACCAAACTTTGCTAAAAAGTTAATGCCGACGATGAACGAGCAACTTCGGCCTCAGTCTGGCAGCGGAGGGGTTATAAACACCGACTCtccgagagcagcatctctccTGAAGCGCTCGGGGCCAGCCGAGCCGCCCCCGGGAGGCCGCTGCAGAAGCCGGCCCGGACTCACCTGCAGCGCCAGGCACCGCGCATCGCTGCTCTGCAGGGCGGCGCGCATGTCCTCCACCAGCTCCCGCAGGCTGCcgttctcctcctccagcttggCCATGCGGTCCTCGGCCTGCTCCAGCGCCACGATCTCCTCGTAGCACTCTCGGGAGCGGGGCCCCGGCGGCCGCCGCTCGGCGCTGCCCGCGGCTCCGCGGCCGGCGGGGtcgctgcggcggcggcggcgggggctgcgcAGGCGGATCTGGGTCTCGATGTGCTCGCTCTCCCGGCCCAGCGgcagccgcggccccgcgcggGTGCTGAAGTGGCCGCAGAGCCGCGCGTGGAACTGGCGGAAGGTGAGCTCGGCCGAGAGCCCGTCCCACAGCTCCGCGCACTCCTCGGGCTCCgccgcctcctccagccccagcacctggcacagcGTGCGGAAGTCCTCGCCGGGGATGCGGCCCGAACCGGCGCAGTCCAAGCGGTGGAAGATCTCCTGCAGGTACTGGTCCAGGCCGGTGGCCAGCACGACGATCTCGTTCTCCACGCCGCGGTCCAGCCCGTAGTGGTAGGCGAGGGCGCTGACCAGCCACTGCGTGCGCCGGGCCGGCCGCCCGTAGGGGTCCCAGCCCTCAGGCGGCTCCAtcgcgcccgcccggcccgcggcgctgcccgaGCATCCTGAGCTCCCGCCCGGCCGAGCGCTcggccccggcccgcggcggggcgggacgggcggggcggggccgccacCGCTCCAGCGCCGCTCGCCGAGCGCCCGGCTCGCCCCGCAGCGGAGCCGCGTCCGCCTTTGTCCGGCACCAAAGGGGATTCCGGCAAAGCGGCTGGGTGCCATCGTGCTCCGTTTGGCTGCCAAGCCTGCGCTCCAAGTGTCTTTCTCATTTCTTAACtcatttctcccttctgctttctctttagcCCAAGCAACACAATGGCATCGCACAATCCACTTTGACAAGGAAGGCTTGTGAACGAGTGAGTGCTTCCACTAAACTAAAACCCCAATGTGCGTGAAAGCCCACCTTCTGTTCGCTCAGACCTGCTCCCCTCTGTAGATGAGGTGACTTTATGGTGTTGCTGGCTGGGTCTAAAGAGGTCTGGGACAGAGGTGAGTAGGCGTTAAACTCGTTCAAacgagctgcccagagcagcgaCTTTAGTCTCTCTTTGGCTGGGGAGTAGGACCGGCGTTGTTGaacgcaggcagcagcaccagcagggctccTCCACCAGCAGGGACATGCCAGGAGTCAGGAGGGGACCGTGGCACCAGCCGTGCCCAAAGGCTCAACAGGGTGCCAAAGTCAGGTGCTGCTAACAGGCTGCATTAAGAGCCCAGGCAAGGCGTGGTGAACAGCAACCAGTTTGGGAGCCATCCAAGGAGTCCTGTCAAGAGCAAATCATTCTAATATTCTCTCTAGGACAAAAAAGGAGCAACCCAGTCTGGCTGATAGGTGAGGAAAGAGAATTCAACTTCATTTAAAGCGCTGCTCAATTCAGGGTTGGTTTTCTTTGAGTGAACTGATGCTAAGAAATATTTGCTCGCGTCTGATGGGGTTTCTCTGCAAACAGGCTTGGATGAGAAATTTCTGACCacatttgcttttgctctttaaGATAAGAACCTGAGTAGCTTGGTTGAGGAATGGAGAATTGTTTGTAGCTCAGGAGGAGCCTTACATTTTAGCACAGGAGGAAGATAAGGCAAAGGTTGAAAAGCTTTCCCCTCCTGGACTGACACACTTCCAGAGGAGTCTGTGAGGAAAAGTCCCCTcagccactgccagggctgtctgcctcctctgcaggctCAATATTCTGGGAGTTCAACAAGTCTCAGCTGCCActgtattttcctctgaatATTTCTTGCTGTGCAGGACACAGGGGGAATATTTTGTGCTAGATTCTCCTCTGGGCTTTGAGGTAAATCTCAGTAATTCTGCTGATTGTTATGTCCAGATGAACATTTTATGGATAGCAATGAAAAGGGAAGTAGTAGTACCATGGAAAATTAATCGCTCAAAAGGtgagtgtcatggtttgagcttgGCGCAATGCTAGTGCttctatgagaatactttttttcttggtatctaTTGTGAGATgcgatcagagacagagcagagcaggctctaacttaagattgaaagaaaaagaaattaacttaaaactacaaggaaaaacacacagaacacaggatgaaaactttctaaatttcctcctcctcccccctctAAATTTCTAATTCTGTTACTACTCTTTAGATTAATTCGCTCTCAGTCTATCA from Haemorhous mexicanus isolate bHaeMex1 chromosome 11, bHaeMex1.pri, whole genome shotgun sequence includes:
- the LOC132332109 gene encoding EF-hand and coiled-coil domain-containing protein 1-like translates to MEPPEGWDPYGRPARRTQWLVSALAYHYGLDRGVENEIVVLATGLDQYLQEIFHRLDCAGSGRIPGEDFRTLCQVLGLEEAAEPEECAELWDGLSAELTFRQFHARLCGHFSTRAGPRLPLGRESEHIETQIRLRSPRRRRRSDPAGRGAAGSAERRPPGPRSRECYEEIVALEQAEDRMAKLEEENGSLRELVEDMRAALQSSDARCLALQVGLWKSHASHREGGSCFIGRKRPLTQKHSQTKCLQSVLEEMELMRSSRDGQIEEAIRFSQELEKELKSSQEALVSLEDCNRNLKREQAETRRKVEEARHAVLNSLGKVKELEVRAKEVPHLQIHIQQLESQLQHYR